From the Vibrio metoecus genome, one window contains:
- the hflD gene encoding high frequency lysogenization protein HflD encodes MANAIYDRTIAFAGICQAVALVQQVAQNGHCDSDAFETSLKAITCTNPSNTLEVFGHESQLKLGLECLVKGIDSTPSGSEITRYLISLMALERKLSGRRDTMSQLGDRIQMIERQLEHFDLFDDQMISNLASIYLDVISPIGPRIQVTGTPAVLQQTANQHKVRALLLSGIRCAVLWRQVGGRRRHLIFGRKKMIEQAQLLLARI; translated from the coding sequence GTGGCTAACGCAATTTACGACCGTACCATCGCTTTCGCTGGCATTTGTCAGGCTGTGGCACTTGTTCAACAAGTCGCCCAAAATGGTCACTGTGATTCAGATGCGTTTGAAACGTCGCTCAAAGCCATTACGTGTACTAATCCCAGTAATACACTGGAAGTTTTCGGCCACGAAAGTCAGCTCAAGCTCGGCTTGGAGTGCTTGGTCAAAGGGATTGACAGCACACCATCAGGTAGCGAAATCACCCGTTATCTAATTAGCCTAATGGCGCTTGAACGTAAGTTGAGTGGCCGCCGTGACACGATGAGTCAATTAGGCGATCGCATTCAAATGATTGAGCGCCAGCTTGAGCATTTTGACTTATTTGATGATCAGATGATCAGTAACCTCGCCAGTATTTACCTTGATGTGATTAGCCCGATTGGTCCTCGCATTCAAGTGACTGGTACTCCAGCCGTATTACAGCAAACCGCTAACCAGCACAAAGTGCGCGCCCTACTCCTGTCAGGGATCCGCTGCGCCGTATTGTGGCGTCAGGTTGGCGGACGACGTCGTCACCTGATTTTCGGTCGTAAAAAGATGATCGAACAGGCGCAGCTTTTATTAGCGCGAATCTAA
- the purB gene encoding adenylosuccinate lyase yields MELSALTAVSPVDGRYGSKTIALRSIFSEFGLLKYRTIVEVRWLQKLAATAEIAEVPAFSAEANQFLDAIAANFNEADALRIKEIERTTNHDVKAVEYFLKEKVAAMPELHAVNEFIHFACTSEDINNTSHALMLKEARDTVILPEIRNVIDAIRKLAEEYRDIPLLSRTHGQPASPSTMGKEMANVAYRMERQYKQIANVEILAKINGAVGNYNAHLSAYPTVDWHKFSEEFITESLGVDWNPYTTQIEPHDYIAELFEAVARFNTILIDFDRDVWGYIALGHFKQRTIAGEIGSSTMPHKVNPIDFENSEGNLGLANAMFTHLAQKLPISRWQRDLTDSTVLRNLGVGVGYALIAYTSTLKGISKLEVNRDALLAELDHNWEVLAEPIQTVMRRYGIEKPYEKLKELTRGKRVDGEAMRQFIDGLELPAEEKTRLKAMTPASYIGYAIELTDKL; encoded by the coding sequence ATGGAACTGTCAGCATTGACTGCTGTTTCACCGGTAGATGGCCGCTACGGAAGTAAAACGATTGCGTTACGCAGTATCTTCAGTGAGTTTGGTCTCCTAAAGTACCGCACTATCGTTGAAGTTCGCTGGCTACAAAAGCTAGCCGCCACTGCTGAGATCGCAGAAGTGCCTGCATTCAGTGCCGAAGCGAATCAATTCCTTGATGCGATTGCCGCGAACTTCAATGAAGCGGATGCACTGCGTATCAAAGAAATTGAACGCACTACCAACCACGATGTAAAAGCCGTGGAATACTTCCTGAAAGAGAAAGTTGCTGCGATGCCAGAGCTGCATGCAGTGAATGAGTTTATCCACTTTGCTTGTACTTCAGAAGACATCAACAACACTTCACATGCGTTGATGCTCAAAGAAGCGCGTGACACGGTGATCCTGCCTGAAATTCGCAATGTGATTGACGCAATTCGCAAACTGGCCGAAGAGTACCGCGATATTCCGCTGCTTTCTCGTACTCACGGTCAGCCAGCCTCTCCATCGACCATGGGTAAAGAGATGGCGAACGTGGCCTACCGCATGGAGCGCCAATACAAGCAGATCGCTAACGTAGAAATCCTAGCCAAAATCAACGGTGCGGTGGGTAACTACAACGCGCACCTTTCTGCTTACCCAACGGTAGATTGGCATAAATTCAGCGAAGAGTTCATCACTGAATCTTTGGGTGTAGACTGGAACCCATACACCACACAAATCGAGCCGCATGATTACATTGCTGAGCTGTTTGAAGCAGTAGCACGTTTCAATACCATCTTGATCGATTTTGATCGTGATGTTTGGGGTTACATTGCTCTGGGCCACTTCAAACAAAGAACCATCGCGGGTGAAATTGGCTCTTCTACCATGCCACACAAAGTCAACCCAATCGACTTTGAAAACTCGGAAGGTAACTTGGGGCTGGCCAACGCGATGTTTACTCACCTAGCACAAAAGCTACCTATCTCTCGTTGGCAACGTGACCTGACGGATTCTACCGTTCTGCGTAACCTCGGTGTGGGTGTGGGTTATGCGCTCATTGCCTATACTTCAACCCTAAAAGGCATCAGCAAGCTGGAAGTGAACCGCGATGCACTGCTCGCAGAACTGGATCACAACTGGGAAGTTTTGGCTGAGCCAATCCAAACTGTGATGCGCCGCTACGGCATTGAAAAGCCATATGAGAAGCTGAAAGAGCTGACTCGTGGTAAGCGTGTTGATGGCGAAGCGATGCGTCAATTCATCGACGGTTTAGAGCTGCCTGCCGAAGAGAAAACGCGCCTGAAAGCCATGACACCAGCCAGCTATATTGGCTACGCGATTGAGCTGACGGACAAGCTGTAA
- a CDS encoding DUF3833 domain-containing protein, with amino-acid sequence MKYYSTWLLLFFLGLSGCSADIDDYRVATPKFDLFNYFVGTTHAWGMVQDYTETQTRRFEVVIEGRVENNQLILVEDFVFDDGEKNQRIWTINRTADDEYEGRADDIVGTARGKEVGNALQWQYDFVLPRDRGDVQVHFDDWLYRQDDKRVFNLTKIRKFGLEVGRITLFFEKHE; translated from the coding sequence ATGAAATACTACTCAACTTGGCTGTTATTGTTCTTCTTAGGACTTAGCGGATGTTCAGCGGATATCGATGATTACCGTGTGGCGACGCCCAAGTTTGATCTGTTCAATTACTTTGTTGGCACTACTCACGCTTGGGGTATGGTGCAAGACTATACCGAGACGCAGACGCGCCGTTTTGAGGTGGTAATTGAAGGCCGAGTTGAGAATAACCAACTGATTTTAGTTGAAGACTTTGTGTTTGATGATGGGGAGAAGAACCAACGGATCTGGACGATTAACCGAACGGCTGATGATGAGTACGAAGGACGAGCGGATGATATTGTTGGAACGGCTCGTGGTAAAGAAGTGGGTAATGCACTGCAGTGGCAATACGATTTTGTGTTGCCACGCGACAGAGGCGATGTGCAAGTACACTTCGATGACTGGTTGTATCGACAAGATGACAAGCGGGTATTTAATTTAACCAAAATTCGCAAATTTGGTCTTGAAGTCGGTCGGATTACTCTGTTTTTTGAAAAGCACGAGTGA
- a CDS encoding chalcone isomerase family protein, translating into MLMSGLGYADAASAAQAEHKPTSTWTDWPVVGQATLSWFWLDIYSSQLRAPDGQYHESQDISPHPMALEIRYLRNIKRQQLIDATKDQWHKLGFKEPQTQSWLDQLQQMLPDVSIGDRLIYVSDGKSGEFFFAREQEAQQSIGVVADEAFNDAFLSIWLSPQTEYLALRNQLIGMNRQ; encoded by the coding sequence TTGCTGATGAGCGGTTTGGGATACGCCGACGCCGCTAGTGCAGCACAAGCTGAGCATAAACCGACCAGTACATGGACGGATTGGCCAGTGGTCGGGCAGGCAACGCTTTCGTGGTTTTGGTTGGATATCTACTCTTCACAACTGAGAGCACCGGATGGTCAATACCATGAGTCGCAGGATATCTCACCGCATCCCATGGCATTGGAGATTCGTTATCTGCGTAATATTAAACGCCAACAGTTAATCGATGCCACCAAAGACCAATGGCATAAGTTGGGGTTTAAAGAGCCACAAACCCAGTCTTGGCTCGATCAATTACAGCAAATGTTACCGGATGTCTCGATAGGTGATCGTCTGATATACGTTTCCGATGGGAAAAGCGGTGAATTCTTCTTTGCTCGTGAGCAAGAAGCACAACAAAGCATTGGAGTGGTTGCGGATGAAGCATTCAACGATGCCTTTTTATCGATTTGGCTTTCTCCACAAACTGAATATCTAGCCTTACGGAATCAACTGATAGGAATGAATCGGCAATGA
- a CDS encoding DUF2878 domain-containing protein → MALVWVSIWFDLIWALAVFGQQKWLWLTALLVIGTYALAAMQRHPLFEKMVWMAIIGILLDSGNMAIGLLSFADGEFPLWLMALWFAFTWYAGHLLPQLTRYSNTLLCIAGGGLGCLSYWFGYRIGAVSWEYPTLMVMLALFLEWIGITWLLLKVMRHEKRTYNPIRFADERFGIRRRR, encoded by the coding sequence ATGGCACTGGTATGGGTTTCCATTTGGTTTGACCTAATTTGGGCTCTGGCGGTGTTTGGTCAGCAAAAATGGCTATGGCTAACCGCTTTGCTTGTTATTGGGACCTATGCATTGGCTGCTATGCAGCGCCATCCGCTATTTGAAAAAATGGTGTGGATGGCAATTATTGGCATCTTACTCGATAGCGGCAATATGGCGATCGGCCTGCTTAGCTTTGCCGACGGCGAGTTTCCACTTTGGCTAATGGCACTTTGGTTTGCCTTTACTTGGTATGCAGGCCATTTGCTGCCGCAGCTGACCCGTTATTCCAATACTTTATTGTGCATAGCTGGTGGTGGCTTAGGTTGCTTAAGTTATTGGTTCGGTTATCGAATCGGAGCAGTGAGTTGGGAATACCCCACATTGATGGTGATGTTGGCACTGTTTTTGGAATGGATAGGTATCACTTGGTTACTGTTGAAGGTAATGAGGCATGAAAAAAGGACTTATAACCCTATTCGTTTTGCTGATGAGCGGTTTGGGATACGCCGACGCCGCTAG
- a CDS encoding SAM-dependent methyltransferase, producing MLNSSSMEISRSLTSWQKGARSIIHRALQYLEGNLTVVEHFSGQTQTSHEQFGHDKPDAIHAVIEVKHPDFYSRILKGGSIAAAEAYMDGWWESPNLTALMQLMAANLGTLDKLESQSSPVTQWLNRLAHWLKRNTIEQAKNNIHQHYDLGNALYQLFLDDSMLYSSALFNQPDLSLEQAQQQKMQRLCEQLQLKPTDHVLEIGTGWGAMAIYMAQNYGCKVTTTTISEEQFAYAKQQITALGLSEQITLLKQDYRLLEGQYDKLVSIEMIEAVGKAYLPSFLSQCYDLLKPHGKMVLQAITIADQRYESYSNSVDFIQKYIFPGGFLPSVSALTALATKRTRFVVRNLHDIGMDYAVTLQHWRERFEQQLPKVRDLGYDERFIRMWRYYFCYCEGGFLARSISTVHMTFERD from the coding sequence ATGTTAAATAGCTCGTCGATGGAAATATCCCGCTCTCTCACCAGTTGGCAGAAAGGTGCCCGCAGTATCATTCACCGTGCATTACAGTATCTCGAAGGCAATTTAACTGTGGTTGAGCATTTTTCTGGACAAACGCAAACATCACATGAGCAATTTGGCCACGATAAGCCTGATGCTATTCATGCAGTGATCGAGGTTAAGCACCCTGATTTTTACAGTCGTATTCTGAAAGGTGGAAGTATTGCTGCGGCCGAAGCCTATATGGATGGTTGGTGGGAAAGCCCTAACCTGACGGCCTTGATGCAGTTGATGGCTGCCAACCTCGGTACGCTCGATAAATTGGAAAGCCAAAGTAGCCCAGTAACTCAATGGTTGAATCGGCTTGCCCATTGGTTAAAACGCAACACGATCGAGCAAGCGAAAAACAATATCCATCAACACTATGATTTAGGTAATGCGCTGTACCAATTGTTTTTAGATGACAGCATGCTTTATTCCAGTGCGCTGTTTAATCAACCCGATCTCTCACTTGAACAAGCGCAGCAGCAGAAGATGCAACGTTTATGTGAACAGCTACAGCTTAAACCCACTGATCATGTGTTGGAAATCGGTACTGGATGGGGGGCGATGGCGATTTATATGGCGCAAAACTATGGTTGTAAAGTCACCACCACCACGATTTCTGAAGAGCAGTTTGCTTACGCAAAACAGCAAATTACAGCGTTGGGTTTGAGTGAGCAAATTACGCTTTTAAAACAAGACTACCGTTTATTGGAAGGCCAGTATGACAAACTGGTTTCAATTGAAATGATTGAGGCGGTTGGCAAAGCGTATTTACCCTCCTTTCTTAGCCAGTGTTACGACTTGCTCAAACCTCACGGCAAGATGGTGTTGCAGGCGATTACCATTGCTGACCAACGTTATGAAAGTTACAGCAATAGCGTGGATTTCATTCAAAAGTATATTTTCCCCGGCGGCTTTTTACCGTCGGTCAGTGCATTGACTGCGCTTGCCACAAAACGCACGAGATTCGTTGTGCGTAATCTGCACGACATCGGCATGGATTACGCCGTGACATTGCAACATTGGCGTGAGCGCTTTGAACAGCAACTGCCCAAAGTGCGTGATCTCGGTTATGACGAACGCTTTATTCGCATGTGGCGTTACTACTTTTGTTATTGCGAAGGGGGCTTTTTAGCTCGCAGTATCAGCACAGTGCATATGACGTTCGAGCGAGATTAA
- a CDS encoding DUF1365 domain-containing protein encodes MPVPQDSTEWQSCLMVGQIRHRRFTPVEHALNYPLFMPCIDLDEWPQLADKVWGLGERWWHWARFRREDYLGQGPLKQAVLDKVEQLTGERIEGGRVVALLHLRYLGIYFSPVNFYYVYDSEKRWRYLLAEVSNTPWNERHYYAVPAQTASTSTNAAAIEWQHAKAFHVSPFNPIEQRYHWKIKPLTRALMIHLECHRSDKEFDATLAMQAEPLSASNLLPRLIKTPIMAVKVVLGIYWHAFKLWRKGAPFYAHPNQSQNNNKEQPHVK; translated from the coding sequence ATGCCTGTGCCCCAAGATAGCACCGAGTGGCAAAGTTGTTTGATGGTTGGACAAATCAGACACCGACGTTTTACGCCGGTCGAGCACGCGCTCAACTATCCGCTGTTTATGCCTTGTATTGATTTAGATGAATGGCCACAGTTGGCGGATAAAGTTTGGGGATTGGGTGAGCGTTGGTGGCATTGGGCGCGTTTTCGCCGTGAAGATTACCTCGGGCAAGGCCCGCTCAAACAAGCAGTACTTGATAAGGTCGAGCAACTGACGGGAGAGCGAATAGAAGGCGGCAGAGTGGTGGCTTTGCTGCACCTGCGCTATCTGGGAATCTATTTTAGCCCAGTCAATTTTTACTACGTCTACGATAGCGAAAAGCGTTGGCGTTATCTGTTGGCTGAAGTCAGTAATACTCCGTGGAATGAGCGCCACTACTACGCGGTTCCGGCGCAGACGGCCTCGACATCGACAAATGCTGCCGCGATTGAGTGGCAGCATGCGAAAGCATTTCATGTGTCGCCATTCAATCCCATCGAACAGAGATACCACTGGAAAATAAAACCCTTAACCCGCGCGCTGATGATCCATCTTGAATGTCATCGAAGTGATAAAGAGTTTGATGCCACATTAGCGATGCAGGCTGAACCCTTAAGCGCAAGCAATTTATTACCTCGATTGATCAAAACGCCGATCATGGCAGTAAAAGTGGTACTGGGAATTTATTGGCACGCCTTCAAACTGTGGCGTAAAGGCGCGCCGTTTTATGCGCACCCAAACCAGAGCCAAAACAATAATAAGGAGCAACCTCATGTTAAATAG
- a CDS encoding NAD(P)/FAD-dependent oxidoreductase, producing the protein MKIAIIGSGISGLTCGYYLHRYHDITLFEANDYIGGHTATVDIELAGKPYAVDTGFIVYNDRTYPNFIKMMDEIGVQGKPTQMSFSVRNDANGLEYNGHTLTTLFAQKRNWLNPKFYRFIAEILRFNRLTKACVDNQLANEQTLGDFLAQHQFSEYFCENYILPMGAAIWSSSLADMRAFPLMFFARFFLNHGLLDVTNRPQWYVIPGGSRSYIAPLTQGFGDRIRLNSAVTQVKRLPSGVEVVVNGQSERFDEVIFACHSDQALAMLSDPTAKEQQLLSALAYQANEVVLHTDTRLLPKRKAAWAAWNYWLKGEANQESRLPSLTYNMNILQHIEAPETFCVTLNSSEDIDPSKVLRRFTYHHPVFSRPAIEAQQKKAQISGVNHTWFCGAYWHNGFHEDGVRSALDVVTQLEAYAQRSEQGAA; encoded by the coding sequence ATGAAAATTGCAATCATTGGCTCGGGCATTTCAGGTTTAACCTGTGGTTACTATCTGCACCGTTATCACGATATCACCCTATTCGAAGCCAATGACTACATTGGCGGGCACACTGCGACGGTGGATATTGAGCTTGCGGGTAAGCCATACGCAGTGGATACGGGCTTTATCGTTTATAACGACAGAACCTATCCCAATTTCATCAAAATGATGGATGAGATTGGCGTACAAGGTAAACCGACGCAGATGAGCTTCAGCGTGCGTAATGATGCTAACGGTTTGGAGTACAACGGGCATACCCTGACGACCTTATTCGCTCAAAAACGTAACTGGCTGAATCCAAAGTTTTATCGTTTTATCGCGGAGATTTTACGCTTTAACCGTTTAACGAAAGCGTGCGTCGATAATCAATTGGCGAATGAGCAAACCTTAGGTGATTTTCTGGCTCAGCATCAGTTTTCTGAATACTTCTGTGAAAACTACATTCTGCCCATGGGGGCGGCGATTTGGTCTTCCTCTCTGGCTGATATGCGAGCTTTCCCTCTGATGTTTTTCGCGCGCTTTTTCCTAAACCATGGCCTATTGGATGTCACCAATCGTCCGCAGTGGTATGTGATCCCCGGCGGTTCGCGCAGTTATATTGCACCTTTAACCCAAGGATTTGGCGATCGCATCCGCCTCAATAGCGCGGTCACTCAAGTGAAGCGTTTACCAAGTGGGGTAGAAGTTGTGGTGAATGGTCAGAGTGAGCGTTTTGATGAAGTGATTTTTGCCTGCCATAGCGACCAAGCTCTCGCCATGCTCAGCGATCCGACAGCCAAAGAGCAGCAGCTGCTTTCAGCTTTGGCTTATCAAGCGAATGAAGTGGTATTGCATACCGATACTCGCCTGCTGCCCAAACGTAAAGCGGCTTGGGCGGCTTGGAATTACTGGTTGAAAGGGGAAGCCAATCAAGAAAGTCGTTTGCCATCTTTGACCTACAACATGAATATTTTGCAGCATATTGAAGCGCCAGAGACGTTCTGCGTCACACTCAATAGTAGTGAGGACATTGACCCGAGCAAGGTGCTGCGTCGATTTACCTATCATCATCCGGTGTTTTCTCGTCCTGCGATTGAAGCGCAGCAGAAAAAAGCGCAGATCAGCGGTGTCAACCACACTTGGTTTTGTGGCGCATACTGGCATAACGGTTTTCATGAAGATGGGGTACGCAGTGCGCTGGATGTGGTGACCCAATTGGAAGCTTACGCACAGCGCAGTGAGCAAGGAGCAGCCTAA
- a CDS encoding SDR family oxidoreductase — MTAVFITGATSGIGKQLALDYAKQGWQVIACGRNQQVLDSLQTQYANIFALAFDVTDHLGTKAALAQLPCQPELWILNAGDCEYIDDGKMDVTLMARVFNINVLGVAAVIECIQPHLARGHRVAIVGSIASELALPRAEAYGTSKAAVAYLARTLQLDWRPLGIEVTTIFPGFVATPLTDRNTFAMPMIITVERAAQEIKAGLARGVSQLYFPKRFTWLIRLLGALPYAWQSRLVRRLLKA, encoded by the coding sequence ATGACTGCCGTGTTCATTACCGGTGCGACCTCCGGAATTGGTAAACAACTGGCGTTGGATTATGCCAAACAGGGCTGGCAAGTAATTGCGTGTGGACGTAATCAGCAGGTGTTAGACAGCTTGCAGACACAATATGCCAACATTTTTGCCTTGGCGTTTGATGTCACCGATCATCTCGGCACAAAAGCGGCATTAGCGCAGCTTCCATGTCAGCCGGAACTCTGGATTTTAAATGCAGGTGATTGTGAGTACATCGACGATGGCAAGATGGATGTGACACTGATGGCACGTGTGTTCAATATCAATGTGCTTGGCGTAGCGGCAGTAATTGAATGTATACAGCCACATTTGGCGCGTGGTCACCGTGTGGCGATTGTCGGCTCGATTGCCAGTGAGTTGGCCTTGCCGCGAGCAGAAGCTTATGGCACTTCCAAAGCGGCCGTTGCTTATTTAGCACGAACGCTTCAACTCGATTGGCGTCCGCTTGGTATCGAAGTCACCACCATTTTTCCGGGCTTTGTCGCCACACCACTCACGGATCGCAATACTTTTGCCATGCCCATGATCATCACAGTAGAGCGTGCCGCCCAGGAGATCAAAGCTGGCTTGGCGCGCGGTGTGTCACAACTCTATTTCCCTAAACGATTTACTTGGCTGATTCGGTTACTCGGTGCTTTGCCTTATGCATGGCAAAGTCGCTTAGTTCGACGTCTGTTGAAGGCTTAA
- a CDS encoding nuclear transport factor 2 family protein — MDVQHVAQFYQQLDKSQLHRLIEIYHPDVVFEDAAHRIEGFDALYQYFLNLYQNVHTCTFTIHEQYAVNEGAFLIWTMHLRHPKLAKGEQVDVKGVSHLRFAEGKVTYHRDYFDMGEMLYEQLPVLGQVIRAIKRRLGQ; from the coding sequence ATGGACGTACAACACGTCGCGCAGTTTTATCAACAATTAGATAAGAGCCAATTACATAGGCTGATTGAAATCTATCATCCTGATGTGGTGTTTGAAGATGCTGCACATCGTATCGAAGGGTTTGACGCCCTTTACCAGTATTTTTTGAATCTTTACCAAAACGTTCATACCTGTACCTTTACCATTCATGAGCAGTACGCGGTCAATGAGGGCGCGTTTTTGATCTGGACCATGCATTTGCGCCACCCCAAATTAGCCAAGGGCGAGCAGGTGGATGTGAAAGGCGTGAGCCACTTGCGCTTTGCCGAGGGCAAAGTGACCTACCATCGCGATTATTTCGATATGGGGGAAATGCTTTATGAGCAGTTGCCTGTGTTGGGGCAAGTTATCCGCGCGATTAAGCGGAGACTAGGACAATGA
- the htpX gene encoding protease HtpX yields MKRILLFLATNLAVVLVLSVVLNIVYAVTGMQPGSLSGLLVMAAVFGFGGAFISLLMSKSMALRSVGGVVIDTPRNEIEHWLLETVRRQANQAGIGMPTVAIYDAPDMNAFATGAKRDDSLVAVSTGLLHNMTRDEAEAVLAHEISHIANGDMVTMTLMQGVVNTFVIFLSRFIANIVASRDSEEGEGSNMMVYFGVSMALELVFGLLASFITMWYSRRREFYADAGAAQLVGKHKMIAALERLKMGQESHLEGSMMAFGINGKRSLSELMMTHPPLEKRIAALRNM; encoded by the coding sequence ATGAAACGTATATTGTTATTCTTAGCAACCAACCTTGCTGTCGTATTGGTGCTTAGTGTTGTTTTGAATATTGTTTATGCTGTTACCGGCATGCAACCGGGCAGTTTATCTGGGTTGTTGGTGATGGCTGCGGTATTTGGCTTTGGTGGTGCATTTATTTCGCTGCTGATGTCTAAAAGTATGGCACTACGTTCAGTAGGTGGCGTGGTCATTGATACACCGCGCAATGAAATTGAGCATTGGTTATTAGAAACGGTACGCCGCCAAGCAAACCAAGCGGGTATCGGTATGCCAACCGTGGCGATTTACGATGCACCTGATATGAACGCGTTTGCGACAGGGGCTAAGCGTGATGATTCTCTGGTCGCGGTTTCTACCGGCTTGTTGCACAACATGACGCGTGATGAGGCCGAAGCCGTGCTGGCGCATGAAATCAGCCATATTGCGAACGGTGATATGGTGACCATGACGTTGATGCAAGGCGTGGTAAATACCTTCGTGATCTTCCTGTCACGCTTTATTGCCAATATCGTTGCGTCACGTGACTCTGAAGAGGGTGAAGGCAGCAATATGATGGTGTACTTTGGGGTTTCAATGGCTCTAGAGTTGGTATTTGGTTTGCTAGCAAGCTTCATTACTATGTGGTATAGCCGCCGTCGTGAGTTCTATGCTGATGCCGGTGCGGCTCAACTCGTTGGTAAGCACAAGATGATTGCTGCATTGGAACGGTTGAAAATGGGCCAAGAGTCGCATCTTGAAGGTTCGATGATGGCGTTTGGTATCAACGGTAAACGTTCATTGTCTGAATTAATGATGACTCACCCGCCATTGGAAAAACGTATCGCCGCCTTGCGTAATATGTAA
- the bioD gene encoding dethiobiotin synthase, whose product MRNAIFIAGTDTDVGKTVASKAILQALAAQNIATIGYKPVAAGSDKTEFGYRNSDALHLMKAATVTMPYDDVNPYALVLPTSPHIAAKHENVAIDYALLSNKLAKHKQNAELVVVEGAGGWRVPTSDSDCLSTWVKQERLPVILVVGIKLGCLSHAILTAEAIRADGLELIGWVANRINPGTEHYAEIIEHLEGRIGAPKLGEIPYMPSAKRQELGKFIHLEQVLEVTPTA is encoded by the coding sequence ATGAGAAATGCAATTTTTATCGCAGGGACGGATACCGACGTTGGGAAAACAGTCGCTTCGAAAGCGATTCTTCAGGCGCTAGCGGCGCAGAATATTGCCACAATTGGCTATAAGCCAGTGGCGGCGGGTAGTGATAAAACGGAATTTGGTTATCGCAATTCAGATGCCTTGCATCTAATGAAAGCAGCAACAGTGACAATGCCGTATGACGATGTGAATCCTTACGCTTTGGTTCTGCCGACATCTCCTCACATTGCGGCTAAACATGAAAATGTGGCGATTGATTATGCGTTGCTAAGCAATAAGCTAGCGAAACATAAACAAAATGCTGAGTTGGTGGTGGTTGAAGGGGCTGGTGGCTGGCGAGTCCCCACTTCGGATTCTGATTGCTTATCCACTTGGGTAAAACAAGAGCGTTTGCCTGTGATTTTAGTGGTTGGAATTAAGTTAGGTTGTTTGAGCCATGCGATTTTAACGGCGGAAGCGATTCGTGCCGATGGCCTTGAATTGATAGGTTGGGTTGCTAACCGTATTAATCCCGGTACGGAGCATTATGCTGAGATTATTGAACACCTCGAAGGGCGAATTGGTGCCCCTAAACTGGGTGAAATTCCTTATATGCCGAGTGCGAAGCGTCAGGAATTGGGCAAATTCATCCATCTTGAACAGGTGTTAGAAGTCACTCCTACCGCGTAA
- the bioC gene encoding malonyl-ACP O-methyltransferase BioC, with protein sequence MSMTATELCVELKDKSAIAQAFGKAAAHYDQHAAFQRDVGLRLLQKMPSCLNGLRVLDLGCGTGYFSALLRERGAQVVCADISHAMLDQARQRCGDERMNYQLADAEQLPFASACFDMVFSSLALQWCEDLSLPLGEIRRVLKPHGQAFVSTLLDGSLFELQEAWRSVDHHRHINQFISINQVKIALAQAGCAQHHLDLAPITVWYETAFALMRDLKGIGANHVSGRSTGLISRRTLAKVELAYQSFRNQQGLVPATYQVCLGVIHR encoded by the coding sequence ATGAGCATGACAGCCACGGAGCTTTGTGTTGAATTAAAAGATAAAAGCGCGATTGCGCAAGCCTTTGGCAAAGCCGCCGCGCACTATGATCAGCACGCCGCTTTTCAGCGCGATGTCGGATTGCGTTTACTGCAAAAAATGCCCAGTTGTCTGAATGGGCTGCGAGTATTGGATCTCGGCTGTGGTACCGGTTATTTTTCAGCCCTGCTGCGCGAGCGGGGAGCGCAAGTGGTGTGCGCCGATATCTCACACGCCATGCTTGATCAAGCAAGGCAACGTTGTGGCGATGAAAGAATGAATTATCAGTTAGCGGATGCCGAGCAACTGCCTTTTGCATCTGCTTGTTTTGACATGGTGTTTTCAAGCTTAGCATTGCAATGGTGTGAAGATCTGTCGCTGCCGCTGGGCGAAATTCGCCGTGTACTCAAACCACATGGTCAAGCCTTTGTCTCGACTTTGCTTGATGGCTCCTTGTTCGAGCTACAAGAAGCTTGGCGGAGTGTTGATCATCATCGCCATATCAATCAGTTCATTTCCATCAATCAGGTAAAAATTGCGTTAGCGCAAGCCGGATGTGCGCAACATCACTTAGACTTAGCGCCAATCACAGTTTGGTATGAGACAGCCTTCGCACTGATGCGCGATCTAAAAGGGATCGGAGCCAATCATGTCAGTGGGCGTTCAACTGGGCTGATTAGCCGTAGAACGTTGGCAAAAGTTGAGTTGGCCTACCAATCATTTCGTAACCAACAGGGTCTTGTGCCTGCCACATATCAGGTTTGTTTAGGGGTTATTCACCGATGA